In the genome of Rhodoplanes sp. Z2-YC6860, one region contains:
- the fliR gene encoding flagellar biosynthetic protein FliR produces the protein MKIDVSFLPTLAAAFMLCFSRIGTMLMLLPGLGELTVSSRVRLTMALVLTMLILPLHRDAYHLDLNSFGPVLTALFQEMVVGTVLGLLARLTVSALQVAGVVVAQQMGLGFVTAVDPTQGQQGMIVGNFLAVLGITMIFATDLHHLVIMALNDSYNIFKPGEVPVMGDVAQVLSTTVAGAFRIGVQIAAPFLVFGLLFNMGLGILSKLMPQMQVFFVGMPLSIMVGFLILFMVVGAMMTVFLNYSGSVLHLLAPSG, from the coding sequence ATGAAGATCGACGTCTCGTTCCTGCCGACCCTGGCCGCGGCCTTCATGCTGTGCTTCTCGCGCATCGGTACCATGCTGATGCTGCTGCCGGGGCTCGGCGAGCTCACAGTGTCGTCGCGGGTGCGGCTGACGATGGCGCTGGTTCTGACCATGCTGATCCTGCCGCTGCACCGCGACGCCTATCATCTCGACCTGAACTCCTTTGGGCCTGTGCTGACGGCGTTGTTCCAGGAGATGGTGGTTGGCACGGTGCTGGGCCTGCTGGCGCGGCTCACGGTTTCGGCGCTGCAGGTCGCGGGCGTGGTGGTCGCTCAGCAAATGGGATTGGGCTTCGTCACCGCGGTCGATCCGACCCAGGGCCAGCAGGGCATGATCGTCGGCAATTTCCTCGCCGTGCTCGGCATCACCATGATCTTCGCCACCGATCTGCATCATCTGGTGATCATGGCGCTGAACGACAGCTACAACATCTTCAAGCCCGGCGAGGTCCCGGTGATGGGTGACGTCGCCCAGGTGCTGAGCACCACGGTCGCCGGCGCATTCCGCATCGGCGTGCAGATCGCGGCTCCCTTCCTGGTGTTCGGACTCCTGTTCAACATGGGGCTCGGCATTCTCTCGAAGCTGATGCCGCAGATGCAGGTGTTCTTCGTCGGCATGCCGCTGTCGATCATGGTCGGCTTTCTGATCCTGTTCATGGTGGTCGGCGCCATGATGACGGTCTTCCTCAACTATTCCGGCAGTGTGCTTCATCTGCTGGCACCTTCAGGCTGA
- the fliQ gene encoding flagellar biosynthesis protein FliQ, translating to MNGAEVLDVARDAIITLVLVSSPLMLVGLAIGVAISLFQALTQIQEMTLVFVPKILAIFAAMLLTLPWMADTLQGHMARVAMRIIHGG from the coding sequence ATGAACGGAGCCGAAGTTCTCGACGTTGCACGCGATGCGATCATCACGCTGGTGCTGGTGTCGAGCCCCTTGATGTTGGTGGGGCTCGCCATCGGCGTCGCCATTTCGCTGTTTCAGGCACTCACCCAGATTCAGGAAATGACGCTGGTGTTCGTGCCGAAGATCCTCGCGATCTTCGCCGCCATGCTGCTCACGCTGCCGTGGATGGCCGATACGCTGCAGGGGCACATGGCGCGCGTGGCGATGCGCATCATTCACGGTGGTTGA
- the fliE gene encoding flagellar hook-basal body complex protein FliE translates to MASPTLAANAYNNLARLADPTGPMKSTGEGPSFGELVKEALGSLTQSSRASDAQSQALAAGKANIVDVVTAVAETEVAIDTLVSVRDKVVSAYEEIMKMPI, encoded by the coding sequence ATGGCTTCCCCGACACTTGCGGCTAACGCCTACAACAATCTTGCACGCTTGGCGGACCCGACAGGGCCGATGAAATCCACGGGCGAGGGCCCGAGCTTCGGCGAGCTGGTGAAGGAAGCGCTCGGCTCGCTGACGCAGTCCTCGCGCGCGTCCGATGCGCAATCGCAGGCGCTCGCCGCCGGCAAGGCTAACATCGTCGATGTCGTCACTGCGGTCGCCGAGACCGAAGTGGCGATCGATACCCTCGTGTCGGTGCGCGACAAGGTCGTGTCCGCCTACGAGGAAATCATGAAGATGCCGATCTGA
- the flgC gene encoding flagellar basal body rod protein FlgC → MDFLKSIAVAASGLRAQSGRMRIIAENIANSDSTAPTPGADPYRRKVATFKNEMDKELGVPLVALGRVQNDPSEFRVKHEPGHPNADENGNVKYPNVNALVEMTDLREAQRSYEANINVISASRRMIQRTIDILKS, encoded by the coding sequence ATGGACTTCCTCAAATCGATCGCCGTCGCAGCTTCCGGACTCCGCGCCCAATCCGGCCGCATGCGGATCATTGCCGAGAACATCGCCAACTCGGATTCGACCGCGCCGACGCCCGGCGCCGATCCGTATCGCCGCAAGGTCGCGACCTTCAAGAACGAGATGGACAAGGAGCTCGGCGTTCCGCTGGTGGCGCTCGGCCGCGTGCAGAACGATCCGTCGGAATTCCGCGTCAAGCACGAGCCGGGGCATCCCAATGCCGACGAAAACGGCAACGTGAAGTATCCGAACGTCAATGCGTTGGTCGAAATGACTGACTTGCGTGAGGCTCAGCGGTCGTATGAGGCGAACATCAATGTGATCAGCGCCTCGCGTCGAATGATCCAGCGTACCATCGATATCCTCAAATCCTGA
- the flgB gene encoding flagellar basal body rod protein FlgB has product MSITDLPLFSMLRSRMQWHQERQRVLAQNVANSDTRDFQPRDLNPLKFENVEPGMMTVSLRRTESNHMNASGGSATGFQTGQSRGFESRVSATAVNLEDEMMKVAANQMDYQAASSLYIKSLGLIKIAIGKR; this is encoded by the coding sequence TTGTCCATCACCGATCTCCCGCTGTTTTCGATGCTGCGCAGCCGTATGCAGTGGCATCAGGAGCGGCAGCGCGTCCTGGCTCAAAACGTCGCGAATTCCGACACCCGCGACTTCCAGCCGCGCGATCTCAATCCGCTGAAATTCGAGAATGTCGAGCCCGGCATGATGACGGTGTCGCTGCGGCGGACCGAGAGCAATCACATGAATGCGTCGGGCGGTTCCGCGACCGGCTTTCAGACCGGCCAGTCGCGCGGTTTCGAATCGCGCGTGAGCGCCACCGCGGTCAATCTCGAGGACGAGATGATGAAGGTCGCAGCCAACCAGATGGACTACCAGGCCGCGAGCTCGCTCTACATCAAGAGCCTCGGCCTCATCAAAATCGCCATCGGCAAACGCTAA